In Burkholderia sp. HI2500, a genomic segment contains:
- a CDS encoding IS3 family transposase, giving the protein LNRFRNLDELQTGLASYIHYYNHDRIKLKLKGLSPVQYRTQPSQP; this is encoded by the coding sequence CTGAATCGGTTCCGCAACCTGGACGAACTGCAAACCGGCTTGGCAAGCTACATCCACTACTACAATCACGACCGCATCAAACTGAAACTAAAAGGGCTGAGTCCCGTGCAATACAGAACTCAGCCCTCTCAGCCCTAG